Proteins encoded by one window of Govania unica:
- the typA gene encoding translational GTPase TypA has translation MTLRNIAIIAHVDHGKTTLVDTLFRQSGTFRENQQVQERSMDRNDLEKERGITILAKCTSVTWRGSRINVVDTPGHADFGGEVERILSMVDGVVLLVDAAEGPMPQTKFVTQKALSLGLKPIVVINKVDRPDGRPDEVHEEVFDLFVALDANEEQLDFPTLYASGRGGWAARALDDPRTDMTPLFETILSYVPEPKPLRDPTIMDMPFAMLATLLDRDPFVGRTLTGRIEQGRVKTGMPIKVINSAKGVVEQFRVSKLFAFDGLERTPVDEAQAGDIVAIAGFSVGTVADTLCALEVTDAIASQPIDPPTLSMTFAPNTSPLAGREGSKVQSRVIRDRLLQEAESNVAIHITENKEQDAMEVAGRGELQLGVLIETMRREGFELSISRPRVLFQQGEKGERLEPIEEVMIDVDEAYTGTVIEKMTERKAELKDMRPSGLGKTRLTMLAPSRGLIGYHGEFLTDTRGTGLMNRVFHSYAPYKGPIRGRHNGVLISNIAGKAVAFALFNLEDRGIIMIDPGQDVYEGMIIGEHSRDNDLEVNPLKGKQLTNIRAAGKDEQVRLTPPRILPLEAAIAYINDDELVEVTPKSIRLRKRYLDPNERKRASRAAE, from the coding sequence ATGACACTCCGCAATATCGCTATCATCGCCCATGTTGACCATGGGAAAACCACCCTCGTCGATACTCTTTTTCGCCAGAGCGGCACTTTCCGTGAAAACCAGCAAGTTCAGGAGCGGTCCATGGACCGCAACGATCTTGAAAAGGAACGCGGCATTACGATTCTGGCCAAATGCACCTCGGTGACCTGGCGCGGCTCGCGCATCAATGTCGTCGACACCCCCGGCCATGCCGACTTCGGTGGCGAGGTGGAACGTATCCTGAGCATGGTGGACGGCGTTGTCCTTCTGGTGGACGCGGCCGAAGGCCCCATGCCACAGACCAAATTCGTAACGCAAAAGGCGCTCAGCCTCGGGCTTAAGCCGATTGTCGTCATCAACAAGGTCGACCGTCCCGATGGCCGTCCCGATGAAGTCCATGAAGAGGTGTTCGATCTCTTTGTCGCCCTCGACGCCAATGAAGAACAGCTCGACTTCCCGACGCTTTACGCTTCGGGCCGTGGTGGCTGGGCCGCCCGCGCACTCGATGATCCGCGCACGGACATGACGCCGCTGTTTGAAACCATTCTGTCCTATGTCCCCGAGCCGAAGCCGCTGCGGGACCCGACCATCATGGACATGCCGTTTGCCATGCTGGCGACGCTGCTTGATCGCGATCCCTTCGTCGGCCGTACATTGACCGGCCGCATCGAACAGGGCCGCGTCAAAACCGGCATGCCGATCAAGGTGATCAACAGCGCCAAAGGCGTGGTCGAACAGTTCCGCGTGTCGAAGCTGTTTGCCTTTGACGGGCTCGAGCGCACCCCGGTCGATGAAGCTCAGGCTGGCGACATCGTCGCCATCGCCGGGTTCTCCGTCGGCACCGTGGCCGATACGCTTTGCGCCCTTGAAGTGACCGACGCTATTGCCTCGCAGCCGATCGATCCGCCGACCCTGTCCATGACCTTTGCCCCGAACACGTCGCCGCTTGCCGGCCGCGAAGGGTCCAAGGTGCAGTCCCGCGTCATCCGTGACCGCCTGCTGCAGGAAGCCGAATCAAACGTCGCCATTCACATCACCGAGAACAAAGAGCAGGACGCCATGGAAGTGGCGGGCCGTGGCGAATTGCAACTTGGTGTGCTGATTGAAACCATGCGCCGCGAAGGCTTCGAACTGTCAATCAGCCGCCCGCGCGTGCTGTTCCAGCAGGGCGAAAAGGGTGAACGTCTTGAGCCGATTGAAGAAGTCATGATCGATGTCGACGAGGCCTATACCGGCACCGTCATCGAGAAAATGACCGAACGCAAAGCGGAACTGAAGGACATGCGTCCGTCCGGCCTCGGCAAGACCCGCCTGACCATGCTCGCGCCGTCGCGCGGTCTCATTGGCTATCATGGCGAATTCCTGACCGATACCCGCGGCACCGGCCTCATGAACCGCGTGTTCCACAGCTACGCGCCCTATAAGGGCCCGATTCGCGGCCGCCATAACGGCGTCCTCATTTCGAACATTGCCGGCAAAGCTGTCGCCTTCGCGCTTTTCAATCTTGAAGATCGCGGAATCATCATGATCGACCCCGGTCAGGATGTGTATGAAGGCATGATCATCGGCGAACACAGCCGCGACAATGACCTTGAAGTCAATCCGCTGAAGGGCAAGCAGCTCACCAACATCCGCGCCGCCGGCAAGGATGAACAGGTGCGCCTGACCCCGCCGCGCATCCTGCCGCTTGAAGCCGCCATCGCCTATATCAATGACGATGAACTGGTGGAAGTGACGCCGAAAAGCATCCGCCTGCGCAAGCGCTATCTTGATCCGAACGAGCGCAAGCGCGCCTCCCGCGCCGCAGAATAA
- a CDS encoding NADPH:quinone oxidoreductase family protein has product MKAILCTAFCGPAGLVFAEAPIRALGPRDVRIAVRACGVNFADLIMISGRYQVQPRLPFTPGLEAAGVVTEVGAEVRGFRPGDPVLALSSAGGYAEELVDDEGRFMALPKDMDFVTAAGFSVTYGTAHLGLLRRARLQAGETLVVHGAGGGAGSAAVEVGKALGATVIATAGSAEKLDLARARGADHVINSRTEDLRGRILELTGGRGADVIYDPVGGSVFKDSLRALAFEGRIVLIGFASGELPQIPANHLLVKNAEVIGLYWGGYKPRHMAALQQSLTDVIGWWRDGRLQFGTATTWPLAEAGAALSAMADRKALGKLVLTVSAPSQRVR; this is encoded by the coding sequence ATGAAAGCGATCCTGTGCACGGCGTTCTGTGGTCCCGCCGGGCTGGTTTTCGCTGAGGCTCCGATTCGGGCGCTTGGCCCCCGCGATGTCCGAATCGCAGTCCGGGCCTGTGGAGTCAACTTCGCTGATCTTATCATGATCTCAGGGCGTTATCAGGTGCAGCCCCGGTTGCCTTTTACCCCCGGGCTTGAGGCCGCAGGGGTGGTGACAGAGGTCGGGGCCGAGGTGCGCGGCTTCCGGCCCGGCGATCCTGTGCTCGCCCTGTCTTCGGCGGGCGGCTATGCCGAGGAGCTGGTGGATGATGAGGGCCGTTTCATGGCCCTGCCCAAGGACATGGATTTTGTCACTGCGGCCGGTTTCAGCGTGACATATGGCACGGCGCATCTGGGTTTGCTGCGGCGCGCACGGCTTCAGGCCGGGGAGACATTGGTGGTTCATGGCGCGGGCGGCGGGGCCGGGTCGGCGGCGGTCGAGGTCGGCAAGGCGCTTGGGGCGACGGTGATTGCCACGGCCGGGTCGGCGGAGAAACTTGATCTCGCCCGGGCGCGCGGGGCCGATCATGTCATCAACAGCCGGACCGAGGATCTGCGCGGCCGCATTCTGGAACTGACCGGCGGGCGTGGGGCCGATGTCATCTATGATCCGGTGGGCGGCAGTGTTTTCAAGGATTCGCTCCGTGCGCTCGCGTTCGAGGGGCGGATCGTCCTCATCGGCTTTGCAAGCGGGGAGCTGCCGCAGATCCCGGCCAATCATCTGCTGGTGAAAAACGCTGAAGTGATCGGGCTTTATTGGGGCGGCTACAAACCCCGCCATATGGCCGCTTTGCAGCAGTCCTTAACGGACGTGATTGGCTGGTGGCGGGACGGGCGGCTTCAGTTCGGGACCGCAACGACCTGGCCGCTTGCCGAGGCGGGGGCGGCTTTGTCGGCCATGGCGGATCGCAAGGCGCTTGGCAAACTGGTGCTCACGGTCAGCGCGCCCAGTCAGCGCGTAAGATAA
- a CDS encoding N-formylglutamate amidohydrolase: MELTVPPPFAIAHPQLRSAGFVYNSPHSGSWYPPDLLDLSPLPLATLRSSEDSFVDRLFAAAPKLGAPLMMVNVARAYVDTNREPYELDPFMFSGELPQNANFDSDRVMAGLGTIPRVVAGNRRIYTRRLPIQDALQRIRTIYIPIQKALSGLIEDTRKRFGHAVLIDCHSMPSGATFLRLPLRASADIILGDRHGTSCAPALIDAAEDCLRGLGYRVTRNLPYSGGFNTQHYGQPLLGLHALQIEINRALYMDEKRYEPTAGLAPLSRDLQLMMAALHALPAPLFRAPSIPYQESAE; encoded by the coding sequence ATGGAGCTTACCGTGCCGCCGCCATTTGCCATTGCACACCCGCAGCTTAGAAGCGCCGGGTTTGTCTATAACTCGCCCCATAGCGGCAGCTGGTATCCGCCGGATCTTCTGGACCTGAGCCCCCTGCCGCTCGCGACGCTGCGCAGTTCAGAAGATAGCTTCGTCGACCGGTTGTTTGCCGCCGCCCCCAAGCTTGGGGCGCCGCTGATGATGGTCAATGTGGCCCGCGCCTATGTGGATACCAACCGCGAGCCCTATGAACTTGACCCCTTCATGTTCTCGGGCGAGCTGCCGCAGAACGCCAATTTCGACTCTGATCGCGTGATGGCCGGGCTAGGCACCATCCCGCGTGTGGTGGCCGGGAACCGCCGCATCTATACGCGCCGTCTGCCGATCCAAGACGCCTTGCAGCGCATCCGCACGATCTATATCCCAATCCAGAAAGCCCTGAGTGGGCTGATCGAGGACACCCGCAAGCGCTTTGGCCATGCGGTGCTGATCGACTGTCATTCCATGCCCTCAGGCGCCACCTTCCTGCGGCTGCCGCTTAGGGCGAGCGCGGATATCATCCTTGGCGACCGTCACGGCACCAGTTGCGCTCCGGCCCTGATCGATGCCGCCGAAGATTGTTTGCGAGGGCTCGGCTATCGCGTCACGCGCAACTTGCCCTATTCCGGCGGCTTTAATACCCAGCATTACGGGCAACCCCTGCTTGGCCTGCACGCCCTGCAGATTGAAATCAACCGCGCTCTCTATATGGATGAGAAAAGATACGAACCTACGGCAGGGCTGGCCCCGCTGTCGCGCGACCTGCAGCTGATGATGGCCGCACTGCATGCGCTACCAGCCCCGTTGTTCCGGGCCCCGTCCATCCCCTACCAAGAATCCGCCGAATAA
- a CDS encoding cold-shock protein, protein MITGTVKFFNAEKGYGFIAPEKGGDDAFVHISAVEQAGMRTLDKDQRVSYELETDRRGKTSAVNLQSA, encoded by the coding sequence ATGATCACTGGAACTGTAAAATTCTTCAACGCCGAAAAAGGTTATGGCTTTATCGCTCCTGAAAAGGGTGGCGATGATGCATTTGTTCACATTTCGGCTGTTGAACAGGCTGGCATGCGGACCCTCGATAAGGATCAGCGCGTTTCGTACGAGCTTGAGACCGATCGCCGCGGGAAAACGTCTGCAGTAAACCTGCAGTCGGCCTAA
- a CDS encoding DUF6481 family protein translates to MTSYKDPSFQERAALAQQARLKAVALLRAKPPVDEATLAAQSAARLVREKAEAEARLAKLAAREQAKADKLAQKLARAASAGTTSGAPVLSEAEKKLARDARYVSRKNRQAAK, encoded by the coding sequence ATGACGTCCTACAAAGACCCGAGCTTTCAGGAGCGTGCGGCGCTCGCCCAACAGGCGCGCCTAAAAGCAGTGGCTTTGCTGCGGGCCAAGCCGCCTGTGGATGAGGCGACGCTTGCGGCCCAAAGTGCGGCCCGTCTGGTGCGTGAAAAGGCCGAGGCCGAGGCGCGGCTTGCGAAGCTCGCAGCACGAGAGCAGGCCAAGGCCGACAAGCTGGCGCAAAAGCTCGCGCGGGCTGCAAGTGCAGGAACGACGTCCGGAGCACCGGTTTTAAGTGAAGCCGAGAAAAAACTCGCACGTGATGCGCGTTATGTCAGCCGGAAGAACCGGCAAGCGGCCAAATGA
- the cpdR gene encoding cell cycle two-component system response regulator CpdR produces MESEAMDVTVKILLAEDDDSMRNLLTRALERAGYEVVAVDNGRVAMPLIATGDFDLLLTDIVMPEIDGIELARRASTLAPGMRVMFITGFAAVALDKNGPAPHGAKVLSKPFHLRDLVSEVDRLFAA; encoded by the coding sequence ATGGAATCTGAGGCAATGGATGTGACGGTTAAAATTCTACTGGCGGAAGACGATGATTCGATGCGCAATCTGCTGACGCGCGCGCTTGAACGCGCGGGCTATGAGGTTGTGGCTGTCGACAACGGAAGGGTGGCCATGCCGCTCATCGCCACGGGGGACTTCGATCTGTTGCTGACGGATATTGTCATGCCGGAAATCGACGGGATCGAATTGGCCCGCCGCGCCTCGACGCTGGCTCCCGGCATGCGGGTCATGTTCATCACGGGCTTTGCTGCGGTCGCGCTCGATAAAAACGGCCCGGCTCCGCATGGTGCCAAGGTGCTGTCTAAGCCATTCCATCTGCGGGATCTCGTGAGCGAAGTGGACCGTCTGTTCGCGGCGTAA
- a CDS encoding spermidine synthase, producing the protein MLPRILIGTAEIPGGADNLRLLQRGAEFSIMLGSTELMNSRVSGSEKALATLSCEKILPRSNPRMLIGGLGMGFTLRAALELLGADATVTVAELVPEVVAWARGPLAHIFGDSLTDPRVTVLVADVVHLISEARSHYDAILLDVDNGPDGLTCESNDQLYNLKGLRLAHAALRPGGVLAVWSSAPDKVFTERLRKAGFEVDEVVVRANEGRNGARHVIWFAVKPGLS; encoded by the coding sequence ATGCTCCCTCGAATATTGATTGGCACGGCAGAGATCCCTGGCGGCGCGGATAATCTACGCCTCCTGCAGCGCGGCGCGGAATTTTCGATCATGCTCGGCAGCACCGAGCTGATGAACAGCCGTGTCAGCGGGTCCGAAAAAGCGCTGGCGACACTGTCCTGTGAGAAAATTCTGCCGCGGTCCAATCCCCGGATGCTGATCGGTGGGCTTGGCATGGGATTTACGCTGCGGGCCGCGCTCGAACTGCTTGGCGCGGACGCAACGGTGACCGTGGCCGAGCTGGTGCCTGAGGTCGTGGCCTGGGCACGCGGTCCGCTGGCACATATTTTTGGCGACAGTCTTACAGATCCGCGTGTCACCGTTCTTGTGGCCGATGTCGTTCATCTGATCTCGGAGGCGCGGTCGCACTATGATGCGATCCTGCTTGATGTTGATAACGGCCCCGACGGCTTGACCTGCGAGTCCAACGATCAATTATACAATCTCAAGGGATTGAGGCTGGCCCATGCGGCCCTCAGACCCGGCGGCGTCTTGGCCGTATGGTCATCGGCGCCGGACAAGGTCTTTACCGAACGTCTGCGTAAGGCTGGCTTCGAAGTTGATGAAGTCGTGGTCCGCGCCAATGAAGGCCGCAACGGTGCCCGGCATGTGATCTGGTTTGCGGTCAAACCCGGTTTGTCATGA